In the genome of Xanthobacteraceae bacterium, one region contains:
- a CDS encoding SDR family oxidoreductase: MHVLVIGAAGMIGRKLTSRLLDEQRMGARAISRLSLHDVVKPDVPAHAPFPVGATASDFSLPGEAQKLIASRPDLIFHLAAIVSGEAEADLDKGYRINLDGTRLLLDAIKNIGGGYKPRVVFTSSIAVFGAPFPDAIGDEFFTTPLTSYGTQKAMGELMLADYTRREILEGVGIRLPTICVRPGKPNKAASGFFSGIIREPLNGEEALLPVSEDVRHWFASPRSATGFLMHAAAISMSELGNRVNLSMPGLSATVGEQIAALERVAGKSVAARVRRKPDETIMRIVAGWPRNFDTSRAKSLGFTTVERSFDDIVKLHIDDELGGIFVR; this comes from the coding sequence ATGCACGTTCTGGTTATAGGCGCGGCCGGCATGATCGGCCGCAAGCTGACTTCGCGTTTGCTCGACGAGCAACGCATGGGTGCGCGTGCGATTTCAAGATTATCGCTGCACGACGTGGTAAAGCCGGACGTGCCCGCGCATGCGCCGTTCCCGGTCGGCGCTACAGCTTCGGATTTCTCGCTGCCGGGCGAGGCGCAAAAGCTAATCGCATCAAGGCCGGACCTGATCTTCCATCTCGCCGCCATCGTTTCCGGCGAAGCGGAGGCCGATCTCGACAAAGGGTATCGCATCAATCTGGACGGCACGCGTTTGCTGCTGGACGCGATCAAGAATATCGGCGGGGGCTACAAACCGCGCGTCGTCTTTACTTCCTCGATTGCCGTTTTCGGCGCGCCGTTTCCGGATGCGATCGGCGATGAATTCTTCACGACTCCGCTTACCAGTTACGGCACGCAGAAGGCTATGGGCGAGCTGATGCTGGCGGATTATACGCGACGCGAGATTTTGGAAGGTGTCGGCATCCGGCTGCCGACAATCTGCGTGCGGCCCGGCAAGCCCAACAAGGCGGCATCCGGTTTCTTTTCCGGAATCATCCGCGAGCCTTTGAACGGCGAGGAAGCGCTGCTTCCCGTTTCGGAGGACGTGCGGCACTGGTTCGCTTCGCCGCGCTCCGCCACGGGTTTTCTCATGCATGCCGCGGCAATCAGCATGTCCGAACTCGGCAATCGCGTGAACCTCTCGATGCCGGGGTTGTCTGCGACGGTTGGGGAACAGATCGCGGCGCTGGAACGTGTTGCGGGGAAGAGTGTCGCCGCGCGCGTCAGGCGTAAGCCCGACGAGACCATCATGCGTATTGTCGCCGGCTGGCCGCGCAATTTCGATACCTCGCGGGCAAAGTCGCTCGGCTTCACGACTGTCGAGCGTTCTTTCGACGATATTGTGAAGCTGCACATCGACGACGAACTGGGCGGCATTTTCGTCCGGTAG
- a CDS encoding carbohydrate ABC transporter permease yields the protein MTDTTVEKTSAASQVLANDKQEGMTYLESFPRRLVTLWLPLGIIMCILLFPFYWMALTSVKPNAQLIDMDTYNPFWVVNPTLDHIKKLLFDTEYPRWLWNTMYVAAAATFLSIFASVLAAYAIARLRFRGSQVVGAAIFMAYLVPPSILFIPLASVIHFYGLFDSPLALILVYPTILIPFSTWLLMGYFKTIPFELEECALIDGASRWQILTKIILPLAVPGLISAFIFSFTLCWNEFIYALTLTTSVQNKTVPVAIVSELVDGDVYRWGSLMAGALVGSIPLVILYAFFVEHYVSAMTGAVKE from the coding sequence ATGACTGACACTACCGTGGAAAAAACCTCCGCTGCCTCGCAGGTTCTTGCGAACGACAAACAGGAGGGCATGACCTATCTCGAAAGCTTTCCGCGGCGTCTGGTGACGCTGTGGCTGCCGCTCGGGATCATCATGTGCATCCTGCTGTTCCCGTTCTACTGGATGGCGTTGACATCCGTGAAGCCGAACGCGCAACTGATCGACATGGATACCTACAATCCGTTCTGGGTTGTGAATCCGACGCTCGATCACATCAAGAAACTGCTGTTCGATACCGAGTATCCGCGCTGGTTGTGGAACACGATGTATGTCGCGGCGGCGGCGACATTTCTCTCGATCTTCGCGAGCGTGCTCGCGGCTTACGCCATCGCGCGGCTGCGTTTTCGAGGTTCGCAGGTGGTCGGCGCCGCGATCTTCATGGCCTATTTGGTGCCGCCGTCGATCCTGTTCATCCCGCTCGCTTCGGTCATTCACTTCTACGGGCTGTTCGACTCACCGCTGGCGTTGATCCTGGTCTATCCGACCATCCTGATCCCGTTCTCGACCTGGCTGCTGATGGGCTACTTCAAGACCATTCCGTTCGAGTTGGAAGAATGCGCGCTGATCGACGGCGCGAGCCGCTGGCAGATACTCACCAAGATCATTTTGCCGCTTGCAGTGCCGGGCCTGATCTCCGCATTCATCTTTTCGTTCACGCTCTGCTGGAACGAATTCATCTATGCGCTGACGCTCACCACATCGGTGCAGAACAAGACGGTGCCGGTTGCCATCGTCAGCGAACTCGTTGACGGCGACGTTTATCGCTGGGGGTCGCTGATGGCCGGCGCGCTGGTCGGGTCGATTCCGCTGGTGATTTTGTACGCATTCTTCGTCGAGCATTACGTTTCGGCGATGACCGGCGCGGTGAAGGAATAA
- a CDS encoding sugar ABC transporter permease: MSTVEEVRNKAANMGELSVWQRLKTNRNWLAIWFMLPAAAFLLLFLAWPLVLGVWLSFTDARLARPGEFIGFENYEWLWDDSIFWLSVFNTLLYTIVASIIKFAVGLYLALLLNRHMPFKAIIRSVVLIPFIVPTVLSAIAFWWIYDAQFSIISWSLRQLGLIEQNINFLGDGNLARGSLIFANIWRGVPFVAITLLAGLQTVSPSLYEAATLDGASAWQRFRYVTYPLLTPIIAVVMTFSVLFTFTDFQLIWAMTRGGPVNATHLMATLSYQRGILSGRLGEGAAIATAMIPFLLAAIMISWFGLQRRKWQHGEGND, from the coding sequence ATGAGCACCGTAGAGGAAGTACGAAACAAGGCTGCGAACATGGGTGAATTGTCCGTGTGGCAGCGGTTGAAAACCAATCGTAACTGGCTTGCGATCTGGTTCATGCTTCCGGCTGCGGCGTTCCTCTTGTTGTTTCTCGCCTGGCCGCTGGTGCTCGGCGTCTGGCTTTCGTTCACCGACGCGCGGCTTGCGCGGCCCGGCGAATTCATCGGGTTCGAAAACTACGAATGGCTTTGGGACGACAGCATCTTCTGGCTGTCGGTCTTCAATACGCTGCTCTACACCATCGTCGCGAGCATCATTAAGTTCGCGGTGGGGCTGTATCTCGCATTGCTTTTGAATCGTCATATGCCCTTCAAGGCGATCATCCGCTCGGTGGTATTGATCCCGTTCATCGTGCCGACCGTGCTGTCCGCGATCGCGTTCTGGTGGATTTACGACGCGCAGTTCTCGATCATTTCATGGTCGTTGCGGCAGCTTGGATTAATCGAGCAGAACATCAATTTTCTCGGCGACGGCAATCTTGCGCGCGGCAGCCTGATCTTTGCCAATATCTGGCGCGGCGTGCCGTTTGTCGCGATCACGCTGCTCGCCGGACTGCAAACTGTTTCTCCGTCGCTCTACGAGGCGGCGACGCTGGACGGCGCGAGCGCATGGCAGCGCTTCCGTTACGTGACCTATCCGCTCCTGACGCCGATCATCGCGGTGGTGATGACGTTCTCGGTGCTCTTTACTTTCACGGACTTCCAGTTGATCTGGGCAATGACGCGCGGCGGACCTGTGAATGCGACGCACCTGATGGCGACGCTTTCATATCAGCGCGGAATTCTCAGCGGACGGCTGGGCGAGGGCGCCGCTATTGCAACCGCGATGATCCCCTTCCTGCTGGCTGCGATCATGATTTCGTGGTTCGGCCTGCAGCGGCGGAAATGGCAACACGGTGAAGGCAATGACTGA
- a CDS encoding carbohydrate ABC transporter substrate-binding protein has protein sequence MDKKFEMDRRSLLKGSAAAAAITAVGADQLLNYATAWAQAAPWKPEKGAKINVLRWRRFVEAEDKAFMAMVDAFQKATGVGVNISNESFDDIQPKASVAANTGQGLDMVWGLYSLPHLFPEKCLDVTDVANYLGKKYGGWFPSAEAYGKSKNKWICIPVATTGGLINYRKTACEKAGFKEFPKDTAGMLELVKALKKNNTPAGFALGHASGDANTWLHWALWTFGGNLVDKNDKVIINSPETAKSLEYVKALYDNFIPGTASWNDSSNNKAFVAGDLYLTLNGISIYVTAKRENKAIAEDMDHAYMPIGPVGRPTELHLAFPILTFSFTKFPQACKAFAAFMQEAENFNPWIEAAQGYLSHFLGAYDKNPVWTADPKNTVYRDVAKRTLTPAGLGTLGEKAAAAIADFIVVDMFANYCTGREDIKGAMKIAERQAQRIYR, from the coding sequence ATGGACAAAAAGTTTGAAATGGACCGCCGCTCGCTGCTGAAAGGCTCTGCTGCGGCTGCCGCCATCACCGCGGTAGGTGCCGATCAATTATTGAACTACGCCACCGCTTGGGCGCAGGCCGCGCCGTGGAAACCAGAGAAGGGCGCGAAGATCAACGTGCTGCGCTGGCGCCGCTTCGTCGAGGCGGAAGACAAAGCGTTCATGGCGATGGTCGACGCGTTCCAGAAGGCGACCGGCGTCGGCGTCAACATCTCGAATGAATCCTTCGACGACATTCAGCCGAAAGCCTCTGTCGCAGCTAATACCGGCCAGGGCCTCGACATGGTGTGGGGCCTCTATTCGCTTCCCCATCTGTTCCCGGAGAAATGCCTCGACGTCACCGACGTCGCGAACTACCTCGGCAAGAAATACGGTGGCTGGTTCCCGTCGGCCGAGGCCTACGGAAAATCCAAGAACAAGTGGATCTGCATTCCGGTCGCGACCACGGGCGGCCTGATCAACTACCGCAAGACGGCGTGCGAGAAGGCGGGCTTCAAGGAATTCCCGAAGGACACCGCGGGAATGCTCGAACTCGTCAAGGCGCTGAAGAAGAACAACACTCCGGCCGGTTTTGCGCTCGGCCATGCTTCCGGCGACGCCAACACCTGGCTGCACTGGGCGCTGTGGACCTTCGGCGGCAACCTCGTCGACAAGAACGACAAGGTGATCATCAACTCGCCGGAAACCGCGAAGTCGCTGGAATACGTGAAGGCGCTTTACGACAACTTCATCCCCGGCACGGCGTCGTGGAACGACTCGTCGAACAACAAGGCGTTCGTCGCGGGCGATCTCTATCTCACGCTGAACGGCATCTCGATCTACGTCACCGCCAAGAGAGAAAACAAGGCGATCGCGGAAGACATGGATCACGCCTATATGCCGATCGGCCCGGTCGGCCGGCCGACCGAACTGCATCTCGCGTTCCCGATCCTGACCTTCTCCTTCACGAAGTTCCCGCAGGCTTGCAAAGCCTTCGCAGCCTTCATGCAGGAAGCAGAAAACTTCAATCCGTGGATCGAGGCGGCGCAGGGCTATCTCTCGCACTTCCTCGGCGCCTACGACAAGAATCCGGTCTGGACCGCGGATCCGAAGAACACGGTCTATCGCGATGTCGCCAAGCGCACGCTGACGCCGGCTGGCCTCGGCACGCTCGGCGAGAAGGCCGCGGCGGCAATCGCGGACTTCATCGTGGTCGATATGTTCGCGAACTACTGCACGGGACGCGAAGACATCAAGGGCGCAATGAAGATCGCCGAGCGTCAGGCGCAGCGCATCTATCGCTGA
- the ugpC gene encoding sn-glycerol-3-phosphate ABC transporter ATP-binding protein UgpC, with protein MASVQIRDVRKSFGPVEVLHGVSVPIEDGEFVVLVGPSGCGKSTLLRMLAGLENITSGTISIDGRVVNQVHPKERDIAMVFQNYALYPHMTVAKNMGFSLMLRGASKSEIDTRVKRAAQILGLLPLLERYPRQLSGGQRQRVAMGRAIVREPQVFLFDEPLSNLDAKLRVAMRTEMKELHQRLRTTTVYVTHDQIEAMTMADKIVVMHDGVVEQMGAPLELYDRPVNQFVAGFIGSPAMNFLNGKLKANGSAYVETSQGHKLPLKSMPAGEAERDVVYGIRPEHFEMGEGGLPAEVVVVEPTGSETQIVARIGDQEVIAVFRERQSVKPGDKILLRPRADTAHLFAKDSGKRI; from the coding sequence ATGGCGTCCGTGCAGATACGCGACGTTAGAAAATCATTCGGTCCGGTTGAAGTTCTGCACGGCGTGTCCGTTCCGATCGAGGACGGTGAATTCGTCGTTCTCGTCGGACCATCGGGCTGCGGAAAATCGACCCTGCTGCGGATGCTCGCGGGCCTTGAGAATATAACTTCGGGGACCATTTCCATCGACGGACGCGTGGTGAACCAGGTTCACCCGAAAGAGCGCGACATCGCGATGGTGTTTCAGAACTACGCGCTCTATCCGCACATGACGGTTGCGAAGAACATGGGCTTTTCGCTCATGTTGCGGGGCGCCAGTAAGAGCGAGATCGACACGCGCGTGAAGCGCGCGGCGCAAATTCTCGGACTGTTGCCGCTACTGGAGCGCTACCCGCGGCAGCTTTCCGGCGGCCAGCGCCAGCGCGTCGCGATGGGCCGCGCCATTGTGCGCGAACCGCAGGTGTTCCTGTTCGACGAGCCACTTTCGAACCTCGACGCAAAGCTGCGTGTCGCCATGCGCACGGAAATGAAGGAGCTGCATCAGCGGCTTCGGACCACCACGGTTTATGTCACGCACGACCAGATCGAGGCCATGACCATGGCCGACAAGATCGTGGTGATGCACGACGGCGTTGTCGAACAGATGGGCGCGCCGCTCGAACTCTACGACCGTCCGGTCAACCAGTTCGTCGCAGGGTTTATCGGCTCGCCGGCCATGAATTTTCTCAATGGCAAGTTGAAAGCCAACGGTTCGGCTTATGTCGAGACCTCGCAGGGCCACAAGCTGCCGCTCAAATCCATGCCCGCCGGGGAAGCCGAGCGCGATGTTGTCTACGGCATCCGCCCTGAGCATTTCGAAATGGGCGAAGGCGGACTGCCGGCGGAAGTCGTGGTCGTCGAGCCAACCGGTTCCGAAACCCAGATCGTCGCGCGGATCGGCGATCAGGAAGTTATTGCCGTTTTCCGCGAACGCCAGAGCGTAAAGCCCGGCGACAAGATTTTGCTGCGTCCGCGCGCGGACACGGCTCACCTCTTCGCCAAGGATAGCGGAAAAAGAATCTAG
- a CDS encoding LacI family DNA-binding transcriptional regulator, with product MTRKRREAGQIRLTEVAKLAGVSPITASRFFRNPEALSLSKRERVESAARELGYVPNLAARALASQRTEVIGVLIPSLTNNVFNDVLRGVYDASEGSRYTIQFVNTRYSILQEEKLLRLFQAQKPAGLIVTGINQTDESRAVMKAMSCPIVQIMETGPDPVDMMVGFSHYDAAFAAVSHLLSQGKRRVGFLGARMDPRVQRRLDGYRDAMKAASHFDPALILTTPTPTAVTLGGTLLADLLARTPDLDAVFCINDDLALGVLFECQRRGISVPDQLAIIGFNDMEFMAAALPSLSSVRTNRYEMGRHSVTMLIEAIEGRRPANAVVDLGFELMIRESSAPRDG from the coding sequence ATGACGCGCAAGCGCAGAGAGGCAGGACAGATCAGGCTCACGGAAGTTGCGAAACTTGCCGGTGTCAGCCCGATTACCGCGTCGCGTTTCTTCCGCAACCCGGAAGCGCTCTCGCTTAGCAAGCGCGAAAGGGTGGAAAGTGCCGCGCGGGAGCTTGGCTATGTGCCTAATCTCGCAGCGCGCGCGCTCGCTTCGCAACGCACCGAGGTCATTGGTGTTCTAATTCCCTCGCTCACGAATAATGTATTCAACGACGTGCTTCGTGGCGTTTACGACGCCTCCGAAGGCAGCCGCTACACCATCCAGTTCGTGAACACCCGCTACAGCATCCTGCAAGAAGAGAAGCTGCTGCGGCTGTTCCAGGCGCAAAAGCCTGCCGGACTGATCGTCACCGGCATCAACCAGACCGACGAATCGCGCGCGGTCATGAAGGCGATGAGCTGCCCGATCGTGCAGATCATGGAGACCGGGCCGGACCCGGTAGACATGATGGTCGGATTCTCCCACTACGACGCGGCTTTTGCCGCTGTTTCGCACCTTCTTTCGCAGGGCAAGCGGCGCGTCGGCTTCCTCGGCGCACGCATGGACCCGCGCGTGCAACGCCGTCTGGATGGCTACCGCGACGCAATGAAAGCGGCGAGCCATTTCGATCCTGCCCTCATCCTGACTACCCCGACGCCGACTGCCGTGACCCTCGGCGGCACTTTGCTCGCCGACCTGTTGGCGAGAACGCCAGACCTGGACGCGGTTTTTTGCATCAATGACGACCTTGCGCTCGGCGTGCTGTTCGAATGTCAGCGGCGCGGAATTTCCGTGCCGGACCAGCTCGCCATCATTGGCTTCAACGACATGGAATTCATGGCGGCGGCGCTTCCATCGCTTTCCAGCGTGCGCACCAACCGCTACGAAATGGGCCGCCATTCCGTAACGATGCTCATCGAAGCAATCGAGGGACGCCGGCCCGCCAATGCCGTGGTCGATCTCGGCTTCGAACTGATGATCCGGGAAAGCTCCGCGCCGCGCGACGGATGA
- a CDS encoding dihydroxy-acid dehydratase family protein, with translation MTKSGNGGDKPKLRSRLWFDDSADPAMTALYLERYLNYGLTRQELQSGKPIIGIAQTGSDLSPCNRHHLELAKRVREGIRDAGGVAMEFPCHPIQETGKRPTAALDRNLAYLSLVEVLFGYPLDGVVLTTGCDKTTPACLMAAATVNIPAIVLSGGPMLNGWFNGERTGSGTIVWKSRERLAAGEIGYEEFMEIVASSAPSVGHCNTMGTASTMNSLAEALGMSLPGCAAIPAPYRERGQISYLTGKRIVDMVWEDLKPSDILTKKAFENAIVVNSAIGGSTNAPIHLNALARHIGIELTVQDWERVGHKIPLLVNLQPAGAYLGEEYHRAGGVPAVVRELMTKKKIHEDALTVNGKAMGDNCKDAPLPDNDVIWSYDKPLVNDAGFLVLSGNLFDSAIMKTSVISKEFRDRYLSNPKDPEAFEGRAIVFDGPEEYHTRIDDPSLNIDEHCILFVRGTGPIGYPGGAEVVNMQPPAALIKRGIKSLPCIGDGRQSGTSGSPSILNASPEAAAGGGLAILKTGDKVRIDLNKGEANILISAEEVAKRQADLKAKGGFPYPEHHTPWQELYRNTVGQHASGACLELATRYQNIAAKFGTPRHSH, from the coding sequence ATGACGAAATCCGGCAACGGCGGCGATAAACCGAAACTGCGCTCCCGCCTCTGGTTCGACGATTCCGCCGATCCCGCGATGACCGCACTCTATCTTGAGCGCTACCTGAATTACGGGCTGACCCGTCAGGAACTGCAATCCGGAAAACCGATCATCGGCATTGCACAGACCGGCAGCGACCTCTCGCCCTGCAACCGGCATCACCTCGAACTGGCCAAGCGCGTGCGCGAAGGCATCCGCGATGCAGGCGGCGTTGCGATGGAGTTTCCCTGCCATCCGATTCAGGAAACCGGAAAGCGCCCGACTGCCGCGCTGGATCGCAACCTCGCCTATCTCTCGCTGGTCGAAGTGCTGTTCGGCTATCCGCTCGACGGCGTGGTGCTCACCACGGGCTGCGACAAGACCACCCCCGCGTGCCTGATGGCGGCGGCGACAGTGAACATCCCTGCCATCGTGCTTTCCGGCGGGCCGATGCTGAACGGCTGGTTCAACGGCGAACGCACCGGCTCAGGTACCATCGTCTGGAAATCGCGCGAGCGCCTCGCGGCAGGCGAAATCGGCTACGAAGAATTCATGGAGATCGTTGCGTCGTCCGCACCATCGGTGGGCCACTGCAACACGATGGGCACTGCTTCGACCATGAACTCACTCGCGGAAGCGCTCGGCATGTCTCTGCCAGGCTGCGCCGCGATTCCCGCGCCGTATCGCGAACGCGGGCAGATTTCCTATCTCACCGGAAAGCGCATCGTCGATATGGTGTGGGAAGACCTGAAGCCTTCCGACATCCTCACCAAAAAAGCATTCGAGAATGCGATTGTCGTCAATTCTGCGATTGGCGGCTCGACCAATGCGCCGATTCACCTGAACGCGCTCGCGCGCCATATCGGCATCGAACTGACGGTGCAGGACTGGGAGCGTGTCGGCCACAAGATTCCGCTGCTCGTAAATCTCCAGCCCGCGGGCGCTTACCTCGGCGAGGAATATCATCGCGCGGGCGGCGTCCCTGCTGTCGTACGTGAACTCATGACGAAAAAGAAGATTCACGAAGACGCGCTCACCGTGAACGGCAAGGCCATGGGCGACAACTGCAAGGATGCGCCCTTGCCCGACAATGATGTGATCTGGTCCTATGACAAGCCGCTGGTGAACGACGCGGGTTTCCTCGTGCTGTCCGGCAATCTGTTCGACAGCGCCATCATGAAGACGTCCGTCATCTCGAAGGAATTCCGCGACCGCTATCTTTCCAACCCGAAAGACCCGGAAGCCTTCGAGGGCCGCGCCATCGTATTCGACGGGCCGGAGGAATATCACACGCGCATCGACGACCCTTCGCTGAACATCGACGAGCATTGCATCCTGTTCGTGCGGGGTACCGGACCAATCGGCTATCCGGGCGGAGCGGAAGTCGTGAACATGCAGCCACCCGCCGCGCTGATTAAGCGCGGGATCAAATCACTGCCCTGCATCGGCGACGGCCGGCAATCGGGCACGTCCGGTTCGCCGTCCATCCTGAACGCTTCGCCTGAAGCAGCGGCCGGCGGCGGTCTCGCCATCCTGAAAACCGGGGACAAGGTGCGCATCGACCTGAACAAGGGCGAAGCGAACATTCTCATTTCGGCGGAAGAAGTCGCGAAGCGGCAAGCCGACCTGAAAGCCAAGGGTGGCTTCCCCTACCCGGAACATCACACGCCCTGGCAGGAATTGTACCGCAACACCGTCGGCCAGCACGCGAGCGGCGCCTGCCTGGAGCTTGCAACGCGCTATCAAAACATCGCGGCGAAGTTCGGCACGCCGCGCCACTCTCACTAG
- a CDS encoding SDR family oxidoreductase: protein MSGRLQGKRAFVTAASAGIGKACAIAFAREGAHVFASDIDEKAFPELKSAGVAETFKLDVLSTDAVNDAAKRIGKIDVLLNAAGFVHHGTVLECSDKDWDFSFDLNVKSMHRTIKAFLPAMLAGGGGSIVNIASAAGVLKAAPNRYVYGATKAAVAALTRAVAADFIGKGIRCNCICPGTIETPSMLGRAAAQGPDGMKNFVARQPLGRLGTAEEIAALAVYLASDESSFTTGGAHVADGGWTL, encoded by the coding sequence ATGTCGGGAAGACTGCAAGGCAAACGCGCATTCGTGACCGCCGCTTCCGCCGGAATCGGCAAGGCCTGCGCCATCGCATTCGCACGCGAAGGCGCGCATGTATTCGCAAGCGACATCGACGAGAAGGCGTTTCCCGAACTGAAATCCGCCGGCGTCGCAGAAACATTCAAGCTCGACGTGCTCAGCACGGATGCCGTTAACGACGCCGCCAAGCGTATCGGCAAGATCGACGTGCTGCTCAACGCCGCCGGCTTCGTGCATCACGGCACCGTGCTGGAATGCAGCGACAAGGACTGGGACTTTTCGTTCGACCTGAACGTCAAATCCATGCACCGCACGATCAAGGCTTTCCTCCCCGCGATGCTTGCGGGCGGCGGCGGCTCGATCGTGAACATCGCGTCTGCCGCAGGCGTACTGAAAGCCGCGCCGAACCGCTACGTTTATGGCGCGACCAAAGCCGCCGTCGCGGCGCTGACCCGCGCGGTCGCTGCCGATTTCATCGGGAAAGGAATCCGCTGCAACTGCATCTGTCCCGGCACCATCGAAACGCCGTCCATGCTCGGCCGCGCGGCCGCGCAAGGCCCGGATGGGATGAAGAATTTCGTCGCGCGCCAGCCGCTCGGCCGTCTCGGCACGGCCGAAGAAATCGCAGCACTTGCGGTCTATCTTGCGAGCGACGAAAGCTCGTTCACCACCGGCGGCGCGCATGTCGCGGACGGCGGCTGGACTCTCTAG
- a CDS encoding SDR family oxidoreductase: MNKIDLAGRVAVVTGGAQGFGRAITERFIASGARVAIWDVDQVYAQRTANELGNGTKAYGLDVSDLPSVEKARDTTIRDFGKIDILVNNAGVAGANATVWDTTVDEWRRVMRINLDGPFICSKAVVPHMIAQKYGRIVNIASIAGKEGNPNAAHYSASKAGVIALTKSLGKELAAYDIAVNAVTPAAAKTAIFDQITQQHIDFMLSKIPRARFVLVEELASMVAWMASKDNSFTTGAVFDISGGRATY; encoded by the coding sequence ATGAACAAGATCGATCTCGCCGGCCGCGTTGCCGTCGTCACCGGTGGCGCGCAGGGTTTCGGCCGCGCCATCACCGAACGCTTCATCGCTTCGGGCGCGCGTGTCGCCATCTGGGATGTGGATCAGGTCTATGCGCAACGCACTGCGAACGAACTGGGTAACGGCACCAAGGCCTACGGCCTCGATGTTTCCGACCTTCCCTCCGTCGAGAAGGCGCGCGACACCACAATCAGGGATTTCGGCAAGATCGACATTCTCGTGAACAACGCCGGTGTTGCCGGCGCGAATGCGACCGTATGGGACACGACTGTCGACGAATGGCGCCGCGTCATGCGCATCAATCTCGACGGGCCGTTCATCTGCTCCAAAGCCGTCGTGCCGCACATGATCGCGCAGAAATACGGCCGCATCGTCAATATCGCCTCCATCGCCGGCAAGGAAGGCAACCCGAACGCCGCGCATTACTCCGCATCGAAAGCCGGCGTGATTGCTCTGACCAAATCGCTCGGCAAGGAACTCGCGGCTTACGATATTGCAGTGAACGCGGTAACGCCTGCCGCGGCGAAGACCGCGATCTTCGATCAGATCACGCAGCAGCACATCGATTTCATGCTGTCGAAAATCCCGCGCGCGCGCTTCGTATTGGTCGAAGAACTGGCCTCGATGGTTGCGTGGATGGCCTCGAAGGACAATTCCTTCACGACCGGCGCCGTGTTCGACATTTCCGGCGGCCGCGCGACCTACTGA